One genomic segment of Bradyrhizobium prioriisuperbiae includes these proteins:
- a CDS encoding isobutyryl-CoA dehydrogenase, translating to MQFALTEDQLAIRDMARSFAAERIAPHALDWDERKHFPIDVMREAAALGIGGIYIKDDVGGSAMTRFDAALIFEALATGCPTVSAFISIHNMASWMIDAYGSDAQRRKWLPKLCTMELAASYCLTEPGSGSDAAALRTRAVRDGDHYVLNGQKQFISGAGAGDLYVVMVRTGGEGPGGISTLVVEADTPGLSFGANERKMGWNAQPTRAVIFENTRVPVANRLGDEGIGFKVAMAGLDGGRLNITACSLGGAQSALDKALAYMKERKAFGKRLDEFQALQFRLADMATELEAARTFLWRAAAALDRKDADATMLCAMAKRFGTDIGFEVANQALQLHGGYGYLAEYGIEKIVRDLRVHQILEGTNEIMRLIVARKLVEPGR from the coding sequence ATGCAGTTCGCTCTCACCGAAGATCAGCTTGCAATCCGCGACATGGCGCGCAGCTTTGCCGCGGAGAGGATCGCGCCGCATGCACTCGATTGGGATGAGCGCAAGCACTTCCCGATCGATGTGATGCGCGAGGCGGCGGCACTCGGCATCGGCGGCATCTACATCAAGGACGATGTCGGCGGATCGGCGATGACCCGGTTCGACGCCGCGCTGATCTTCGAGGCGCTGGCGACGGGCTGCCCGACGGTCTCCGCCTTCATCTCCATCCACAACATGGCGTCGTGGATGATCGATGCCTATGGCTCCGACGCGCAGCGCCGCAAATGGTTGCCGAAACTCTGTACCATGGAGCTCGCCGCGAGTTATTGCCTGACCGAGCCGGGCTCCGGATCGGATGCGGCCGCGCTGCGCACCCGCGCGGTGCGCGATGGCGATCATTATGTGCTCAACGGCCAGAAGCAGTTCATCTCCGGTGCCGGTGCCGGCGATCTCTATGTGGTGATGGTGCGCACTGGCGGCGAAGGCCCCGGCGGCATTTCGACGCTTGTGGTCGAGGCTGATACCCCCGGCCTGTCGTTCGGCGCGAACGAGCGCAAGATGGGCTGGAACGCGCAGCCGACCCGCGCGGTGATTTTCGAGAATACCCGCGTTCCCGTCGCCAATCGTCTCGGTGACGAAGGCATCGGCTTCAAGGTCGCCATGGCGGGGCTCGACGGCGGCCGGCTCAATATCACGGCCTGTTCGCTCGGCGGCGCGCAGTCCGCGCTCGATAAGGCGCTGGCCTACATGAAAGAGCGCAAGGCGTTCGGCAAGCGGCTGGACGAATTCCAGGCACTGCAGTTTCGTCTCGCCGACATGGCGACGGAGCTGGAGGCGGCGCGCACTTTCTTGTGGCGGGCCGCCGCCGCGCTGGACCGCAAGGATGCCGACGCCACCATGCTATGCGCGATGGCGAAGCGTTTCGGCACCGATATCGGTTTCGAGGTCGCCAACCAGGCGCTGCAGCTGCATGGCGGTTATGGCTATCTTGCCGAATACGGTATTGAGAAGATCGTCCGCGATCTGCGGGTGCATCAAATCCTGGAAGGGACCAACGAAATCATGCGTCTGATCGTGGCCCGCAAGCTGGTCGAGCCGGGACGATGA
- a CDS encoding enoyl-CoA hydratase/isomerase family protein: MSDSTNTVAAEADLIVRSEGSVGVLRLNRPKAINALTLEMTREIDAGLDSFELDPAISVILLEGAGDRGLCAGGDIRGLYESARVGGDLGKVFWSEEYIVNARIEAYPKPYVAYMDGIVMGGGVGLACHSSHRVVTEKTRIGMPEVSLGFFPDVGGTWLLSQAPGEVGTYLALTGQTANGSDAVYAHLADAFVPTAQWPALREALTKAPRDATHADVQAIIDRFATSAPAGPIAANRALIDRVFAFDTMEEIVAALTADGSEFAQATLKTMLEKSPRGLKVTLRLLRQARHLPSLKQALVHEYRAALEVFASQDFVEGIRAAIVDKDRNPKWSPPRIEDVTPEIVDAYFAPRADRELVFPD; encoded by the coding sequence ATGAGTGACAGTACGAATACCGTAGCCGCAGAAGCCGATCTGATCGTCCGCAGCGAGGGAAGCGTTGGCGTGCTGCGGCTGAATCGTCCCAAGGCAATCAATGCCCTGACGCTGGAGATGACACGCGAGATCGACGCCGGGCTGGACAGTTTCGAACTCGATCCGGCGATCAGCGTGATCCTGCTCGAAGGCGCGGGCGATCGCGGGCTGTGCGCCGGTGGTGACATTCGCGGGCTTTACGAGAGCGCGCGGGTCGGCGGCGATCTCGGCAAGGTGTTCTGGAGCGAGGAGTACATCGTCAACGCCCGCATCGAAGCCTATCCGAAACCCTACGTCGCCTACATGGACGGCATTGTGATGGGTGGCGGCGTCGGTCTCGCCTGCCACTCCAGCCACCGCGTCGTCACCGAGAAGACGCGGATCGGCATGCCGGAAGTCAGCCTCGGCTTTTTCCCCGATGTCGGCGGCACCTGGCTGTTGTCCCAGGCCCCGGGAGAGGTCGGGACGTATCTGGCGCTGACCGGGCAGACCGCCAATGGGTCCGATGCGGTCTACGCGCATCTTGCCGACGCCTTTGTGCCGACGGCGCAATGGCCGGCGCTGCGTGAGGCGCTGACAAAGGCGCCTCGCGATGCGACCCATGCCGATGTGCAGGCGATCATCGACCGGTTCGCCACATCAGCACCAGCAGGGCCGATTGCCGCCAACCGTGCGCTGATCGACCGTGTCTTTGCCTTCGATACGATGGAAGAGATCGTTGCGGCGCTCACCGCCGATGGTTCGGAGTTTGCCCAGGCAACACTCAAGACCATGTTGGAGAAGTCACCGCGTGGGCTGAAGGTGACGCTGCGGCTGCTGCGCCAGGCGCGACACCTCCCGTCGCTCAAGCAGGCCCTGGTGCATGAATATCGCGCGGCGCTTGAAGTCTTCGCCAGCCAGGATTTCGTCGAAGGCATTCGCGCCGCGATTGTTGACAAGGATCGCAATCCGAAGTGGTCTCCGCCGCGGATCGAGGACGTGACGCCGGAGATCGTCGACGCTTACTTCGCGCCGCGTGCGGACCGCGAACTGGTCTTTCCGGATTAA
- the mmsB gene encoding 3-hydroxyisobutyrate dehydrogenase, producing MAKVAFIGLGNMGGPMAANLVKAGHQVTGFDLVPASLDAAKASGVTIAGSAAESVKGAEVVITMLPAGKHVVAVWSEVLPSVAKGTLMIDCSTIDVDSARQAHALATKSSLGSVDAPVSGGVGGATAASLTFMAGGTAQAFAAAKPVLEAMGKKIVHCGEAGAGQAAKICNNMILGISMIGVSEAFALAEKLGLSHQALFDVASTSSGQCWSLTTYCPVPGPVPTSPANNDYKPGFAAALMLKDLRLSQEAAKASGAATPLGAHAAEIYETFDRAGNGGVDFSGIVRHLRALGQQ from the coding sequence ATGGCAAAAGTCGCATTCATCGGCCTCGGCAACATGGGCGGTCCGATGGCCGCCAATCTGGTCAAGGCCGGTCACCAGGTGACGGGTTTCGACCTTGTCCCGGCATCGCTCGACGCCGCGAAAGCTTCCGGCGTCACCATCGCAGGATCGGCGGCGGAGAGCGTCAAGGGCGCCGAAGTAGTGATCACCATGTTGCCGGCGGGCAAGCATGTGGTCGCGGTCTGGAGCGAGGTGCTGCCGTCGGTGGCCAAGGGTACTCTGATGATCGATTGCTCGACCATTGATGTCGACAGCGCCCGGCAGGCCCACGCGCTGGCCACAAAGTCGTCGCTCGGCTCGGTCGACGCGCCGGTGTCCGGCGGCGTCGGCGGCGCCACGGCGGCGTCGCTGACCTTCATGGCCGGCGGCACCGCACAGGCGTTCGCTGCCGCGAAGCCGGTACTGGAGGCCATGGGCAAGAAGATCGTGCATTGCGGCGAGGCCGGAGCGGGGCAGGCGGCGAAGATCTGCAACAACATGATCCTCGGTATTTCCATGATCGGTGTGTCCGAAGCATTTGCGCTCGCCGAAAAGCTGGGGCTGTCGCATCAGGCACTGTTCGATGTGGCCTCGACCTCATCCGGCCAGTGTTGGTCCCTGACGACCTATTGTCCTGTGCCTGGCCCGGTGCCGACGTCACCTGCCAATAACGACTACAAGCCGGGTTTTGCCGCGGCACTGATGCTGAAGGACCTCAGGCTGTCCCAGGAGGCGGCCAAGGCCTCTGGTGCTGCGACACCGCTCGGCGCCCATGCGGCGGAGATCTATGAGACCTTCGACAGGGCCGGCAATGGCGGTGTCGATTTCTCTGGCATCGTCCGGCATCTGCGTGCGCTCGGACAGCAATGA
- a CDS encoding AMP-binding protein, which translates to MTSFQQARAFLLEHRTDYDKAVAEFKWPDAVDFNWALDWFDAGLAGDPASRDRTALWIVDAASGNETKLSFADLSRRSNQVANFLRAKGLKRGDHLLLLLGNVVPLWETMLAAIKLGVVIIPATTLLTPDELQDRLDRGRARAVVASQDQVAKFDGLKSDGLTRVVVGAAATHGEWERFETADSFPETFAPDGVTGAHDPMLLYFTSGTTAKPKLVLHSQRSYPVGALSTMYWIGLQPGDVHLNISSPGWAKHAWSCFFAPWNAGATVFVVNQPRFDAKALLAVVERSEVTTLCAPPTVWRLLIQEKLASYKMSLREVCGAGEPLNPEVIDQVKAAWGLTIRDGYGQTETTALAGNSPGQPVKVGSMGRPLPGYRVRVSDADGNPAKEGEVGLVLGADRPAGLMQGYQGEDGQPRGADGDIYRTGDVVFLDDDGYLTFVGRSDDVFKSSDYRISPFELESILLEHEAVAEAAVVPSPDPIRLAIPKAYVLLVGGIAPSRDTALSIFKYVHSRLAPFKRIRRIELVTELPKTISGKIRRVQLRRLEHDNDRSDKLRGQEFREEDFPELQVGRPASASDG; encoded by the coding sequence ATGACCTCATTCCAGCAGGCCCGGGCATTTTTGCTTGAGCACCGCACCGACTACGACAAGGCTGTGGCCGAATTCAAATGGCCTGATGCGGTCGACTTCAACTGGGCGCTGGATTGGTTCGACGCGGGCCTTGCGGGTGATCCGGCGAGCCGCGATCGCACCGCGCTGTGGATCGTCGATGCCGCCAGCGGCAACGAGACCAAACTCAGTTTCGCCGATCTGTCGCGCCGCTCCAATCAGGTGGCGAACTTTCTGCGAGCCAAGGGCCTGAAGCGCGGCGATCATCTCTTGCTGCTGCTCGGCAACGTGGTGCCGCTGTGGGAAACCATGCTGGCGGCGATCAAGCTTGGCGTTGTGATCATTCCTGCGACCACGCTGCTGACCCCGGACGAACTGCAGGATAGGCTGGATCGCGGGCGGGCGAGGGCAGTGGTCGCCTCGCAGGATCAGGTGGCGAAATTCGACGGTCTCAAGAGCGATGGTCTGACGCGCGTCGTGGTCGGCGCCGCCGCAACGCATGGCGAATGGGAGCGTTTTGAGACCGCGGACAGCTTCCCCGAGACATTCGCACCCGATGGCGTCACCGGCGCCCACGATCCGATGCTGCTGTACTTCACCTCCGGCACCACGGCGAAACCGAAACTGGTGCTGCACAGCCAGCGCAGTTATCCGGTCGGCGCGCTGTCCACGATGTACTGGATCGGCTTGCAGCCGGGTGATGTCCATCTCAACATCTCGTCACCGGGCTGGGCGAAGCATGCCTGGAGCTGTTTCTTCGCGCCCTGGAATGCCGGCGCCACCGTGTTCGTGGTCAACCAGCCGCGCTTCGATGCCAAGGCGTTGCTCGCTGTCGTCGAGCGCTCAGAGGTGACCACGCTGTGCGCGCCGCCGACGGTGTGGCGGCTTCTGATCCAGGAGAAGCTCGCGTCCTACAAAATGTCTCTGCGCGAGGTCTGTGGTGCGGGCGAGCCGCTCAATCCGGAAGTGATCGACCAGGTCAAGGCCGCGTGGGGGCTGACCATCCGCGACGGTTATGGCCAGACCGAAACCACGGCCCTTGCTGGCAACTCGCCAGGGCAGCCGGTCAAGGTCGGCTCGATGGGCCGGCCGCTGCCGGGCTATCGCGTGCGGGTCAGCGATGCCGACGGCAACCCGGCGAAGGAAGGCGAGGTCGGCCTCGTGCTCGGCGCAGATCGGCCCGCTGGCCTGATGCAGGGTTATCAAGGCGAGGATGGACAGCCGCGCGGCGCCGACGGCGATATCTATCGCACCGGCGACGTGGTGTTTCTAGATGACGACGGCTATCTCACCTTCGTCGGCCGTTCCGACGACGTGTTCAAATCGTCCGACTACCGCATCAGCCCGTTCGAACTGGAGAGCATTCTGCTGGAGCACGAGGCGGTGGCGGAAGCCGCCGTGGTGCCGTCGCCGGACCCGATCCGGCTCGCAATCCCGAAGGCCTATGTGCTGCTGGTCGGTGGTATCGCGCCGTCCCGTGACACCGCGCTCTCGATCTTCAAATATGTCCATTCGCGCCTGGCGCCGTTCAAGCGCATCCGGCGCATTGAGCTCGTCACCGAATTGCCCAAGACCATCTCGGGCAAGATCCGTCGCGTCCAGTTGCGGCGGCTGGAGCACGACAATGACCGCAGCGACAAGCTGCGCGGGCAGGAGTTCCGCGAAGAGGATTTCCCGGAGTTGCAGGTCGGCCGGCCCGCTAGCGCATCGGACGGTTAG
- a CDS encoding nuclear transport factor 2 family protein, producing the protein MSTALDTAGLTVRDAEAVLARAQRLINTGDISEIMKTFAPDVMVRFADIPDMHGRSPVETFLIARFARLKNYRLQKQLRAVTGNVIACSWDAEWEDGHNGQQMQGRGIELLTMRGDEIAKWEATFNVWQKGAAPSLPIV; encoded by the coding sequence ATGTCGACAGCACTGGATACAGCAGGCCTGACTGTTCGTGATGCCGAAGCGGTCCTCGCGCGGGCCCAGAGGCTGATCAACACCGGTGATATCTCCGAAATCATGAAGACCTTCGCTCCAGATGTCATGGTGCGATTTGCCGATATTCCCGACATGCACGGCAGATCGCCGGTTGAAACGTTTTTGATCGCGAGATTCGCACGCCTGAAGAACTACCGGCTGCAAAAGCAGCTGCGCGCGGTCACGGGCAATGTCATCGCCTGCTCCTGGGACGCCGAGTGGGAAGATGGACACAACGGACAACAGATGCAGGGGCGCGGAATCGAGCTCCTGACCATGCGTGGCGATGAGATCGCCAAATGGGAAGCCACCTTCAACGTCTGGCAGAAGGGCGCAGCGCCGTCACTGCCGATCGTCTAG
- a CDS encoding LysR family transcriptional regulator, whose product MIDKLEFLLALAREQHFGRAAEFCGVSQPTLSAGIKQLEESLDLLLVNRGSRFQGFTPEGERVLEWARRIVGDARAMHQDLDAMKRGLVGHIKIAAVPTALAMTASLTTPFRAKHPGVKFTIVSSTSIEALRLLDNLEVDAGLTYLDNEPLGNVNTVPLYLEQYRLLTAADGELGDRDKVTWAEVGKIPLCLLTPNMQNRRIIDQLLQRAGAIASPTLESNSMIVLYAHVRTGRWASVMPARLAETLGLTDKVRSIPIVEPSSAHVVGLVVPHREPMTPLTAALVEEARLLAKSMNTLT is encoded by the coding sequence ATGATCGACAAGCTTGAATTCTTGCTGGCGCTGGCGCGCGAACAGCATTTTGGCCGCGCCGCCGAATTCTGCGGCGTCAGCCAGCCGACCTTGTCGGCGGGCATCAAGCAACTCGAGGAGTCGCTGGACCTGTTGCTGGTGAACCGCGGCTCCCGGTTCCAGGGCTTCACGCCGGAGGGCGAACGGGTGCTGGAGTGGGCGCGGCGCATCGTGGGCGACGCCCGCGCCATGCACCAGGATCTCGATGCGATGAAGCGTGGTCTGGTCGGCCATATCAAGATCGCCGCCGTTCCGACCGCGCTGGCCATGACGGCGAGCCTGACGACGCCGTTCCGCGCCAAGCATCCGGGCGTGAAGTTCACCATCGTCTCCTCGACCTCGATCGAGGCGCTGCGGCTGCTGGACAATCTCGAAGTCGACGCCGGCCTGACCTATCTCGACAACGAGCCGCTCGGCAACGTCAACACCGTGCCGCTCTATCTCGAACAGTATCGCCTCCTGACGGCGGCGGACGGCGAACTGGGTGACCGCGACAAGGTGACCTGGGCGGAGGTCGGCAAGATTCCGTTGTGCCTGCTCACCCCCAACATGCAGAACCGTCGTATCATCGATCAATTGCTGCAGCGGGCCGGCGCCATCGCGTCGCCGACACTGGAATCGAACTCCATGATCGTACTCTATGCGCACGTTCGCACCGGCCGCTGGGCCAGCGTGATGCCGGCGCGGCTGGCGGAAACCTTAGGCTTGACCGACAAGGTGCGTTCGATCCCGATCGTGGAGCCGAGCAGCGCCCACGTGGTTGGCCTCGTCGTTCCGCACCGCGAACCGATGACACCGCTTACGGCAGCACTGGTCGAAGAGGCCAGGCTGCTGGCCAAATCCATGAATACGCTGACCTGA
- a CDS encoding MaoC family dehydratase, producing MAETITRDAYIKLVGQEIGVSSWFLVDQNRIDAFAEVTEDHQFIHVDPERAARETPFGTTIAHGFLSLSLMSAFAYEVLPSIAGTTMSVNYGFDKLRFVSPVRSGARVRGRFILTDATLRAPNELLSRTSVTVEIEGETKPALVADWLGLIFSA from the coding sequence ATGGCTGAAACAATCACTCGTGACGCCTACATCAAGCTGGTCGGTCAGGAGATCGGCGTCTCGTCCTGGTTTCTCGTGGACCAGAATCGCATCGATGCGTTCGCCGAAGTGACCGAGGATCATCAGTTTATCCATGTCGACCCCGAACGCGCCGCGCGTGAAACGCCATTCGGCACCACCATCGCGCATGGTTTTCTCAGCCTGTCGCTGATGAGCGCGTTCGCCTACGAGGTGCTGCCATCGATCGCGGGCACCACCATGAGCGTGAACTACGGCTTCGACAAACTGCGCTTTGTCTCGCCGGTGCGGTCCGGGGCGCGGGTTCGCGGCCGCTTCATCTTGACGGACGCGACCCTGCGCGCGCCCAACGAGTTGCTATCGCGCACCAGCGTGACCGTCGAGATCGAAGGCGAGACCAAACCCGCTCTGGTGGCCGATTGGCTCGGCCTGATCTTCTCCGCATAA
- a CDS encoding SDR family NAD(P)-dependent oxidoreductase codes for MAIRFDGRVAIVTGAGNGLGRAHALGLAALGAKVVVNDFGGARDGSGGSLGPADAVVEDIRKAGGEAISDGADVSNFEQVQAMVAKATVQWGGVDLLVANAGILRDKSFAKMEPDDFRKVVDVHLIGTFNCCKAVWNGMRERNYGRIVITTSSSGLFGNFGQANYGAAKAAMAGLMNVLAEEGRKTNIRVNTISPTAATRMTEELLPPQALQLMKPESITPAVLYLLSEDAPTRTIMGAGAGSFAVIKIVESEGINLSQADWTPDAVAAHFKDISDMSKAQALEGAFQQTQKYVAQAAAKAGIKL; via the coding sequence ATGGCAATCAGATTTGACGGACGCGTGGCAATCGTCACCGGTGCGGGCAACGGGCTTGGACGCGCGCATGCGCTCGGCCTTGCGGCGCTCGGCGCCAAAGTGGTGGTCAATGATTTCGGTGGCGCCCGCGACGGCTCCGGAGGATCGCTCGGCCCCGCCGATGCGGTGGTCGAGGACATCCGCAAAGCCGGTGGCGAGGCGATCTCCGACGGCGCCGACGTCTCGAATTTCGAGCAGGTGCAGGCGATGGTCGCCAAGGCCACTGTGCAATGGGGTGGTGTCGATCTCCTGGTCGCCAATGCCGGCATCCTGCGCGACAAGTCGTTTGCCAAGATGGAGCCGGACGATTTCCGCAAAGTCGTCGACGTGCACCTGATCGGCACCTTCAACTGCTGCAAAGCAGTGTGGAACGGCATGCGCGAGCGCAACTACGGCCGCATCGTCATCACCACCTCGAGCTCCGGGCTGTTCGGCAATTTCGGCCAGGCCAACTACGGGGCTGCCAAGGCCGCCATGGCCGGCCTGATGAACGTGCTGGCGGAGGAGGGGCGCAAGACCAATATCCGCGTCAACACCATCTCGCCGACCGCGGCGACCCGGATGACCGAAGAACTGCTGCCGCCGCAGGCGCTCCAGTTGATGAAGCCGGAATCGATCACCCCGGCCGTGCTGTATCTCCTGAGCGAGGACGCCCCGACCCGGACCATCATGGGAGCAGGGGCGGGCTCCTTCGCGGTGATCAAGATCGTGGAGAGCGAGGGGATCAATTTGTCGCAGGCCGACTGGACCCCTGATGCGGTGGCGGCCCACTTCAAGGACATCAGCGACATGTCGAAGGCCCAGGCGCTGGAAGGGGCCTTCCAGCAGACCCAGAAATATGTCGCCCAGGCCGCCGCAAAGGCCGGAATCAAGCTCTAA
- a CDS encoding formate dehydrogenase subunit gamma — protein sequence METKLQSQRVSHSRGEPWSEQLAQDIIAEHKALDGATLPILHALQEAFGYVPEAAIPLVAQAMNLSRAEVHGVATFYHDFRKVPAGKHVLKLCGAEACQAMGADHLAACAEKKLGVKVGETTGDGQVTLEHIYCLGLCAVAPSGMINGRIVGRLDEARLDAMLAEART from the coding sequence ATGGAAACCAAGCTGCAGTCTCAGAGGGTGTCACACTCTCGAGGGGAACCCTGGAGCGAACAGCTCGCCCAGGACATCATTGCCGAGCACAAGGCCCTGGATGGGGCGACTTTGCCGATCCTGCACGCCCTGCAGGAGGCGTTCGGCTACGTCCCGGAGGCGGCGATCCCGCTGGTGGCGCAGGCGATGAACCTGTCCCGCGCCGAAGTTCATGGCGTTGCGACTTTTTATCACGATTTCCGTAAGGTCCCCGCCGGCAAGCATGTCCTGAAACTGTGCGGCGCCGAGGCCTGCCAGGCGATGGGCGCCGATCACCTCGCGGCCTGCGCCGAAAAGAAGCTGGGCGTGAAGGTGGGCGAGACCACCGGCGACGGCCAGGTCACCCTCGAACACATCTATTGTCTCGGCCTGTGCGCGGTCGCGCCGTCGGGCATGATCAATGGCCGCATTGTCGGCCGGCTCGATGAAGCCCGGCTCGATGCCATGCTCGCGGAGGCGCGGACATGA
- a CDS encoding NADH-quinone oxidoreductase subunit NuoF, which translates to MSVRIYLSRDAASVAVGADELAEAITRDAERRGLAVDLVRTGSRGMCWLEPLIEVATPAGRVAYGPVAVGDVASLLDAVTKDGEKDGAHPLWQGLTDEIPWLKRQTRLTFARCGVIDPRSIDDYRAHGGFKGLENALPLGSDAIIEQVLQSGLRGRGGAGFPTGIKWKTVAQAKGPQKYIVCNADEGDSGTFADRMIMEGDPFLLVEGMTIAGIAVGADKGFIYIRSEYPHAIEAMKAAIIAARRAGFLGKAVAGSTHAFDLEVRTGAGAYVCGEETSLLESLEGKRGLVRAKPPLPAHVGLFGKPTVINNVLSFTAIPFIMAEGAKAYADYGMGRSRGTMPIQLAGNIKHGGLFETAFGITLGELIDDVGGGTATGKPVRAVQVGGPLGAYFPRELFDTPFDYEAFTKRDGLIGHGGIVVFDDSVDMSRQARFAMEFCAIESCGKCTPCRIGSTRGVETVDKIRAGIEVSKNLTLLSDLCNTMKFGSLCALGGFTPYPVMSAVKHFPEDFGPVPSRLQAAE; encoded by the coding sequence ATGAGCGTGCGGATTTATCTGTCGCGCGATGCGGCGTCGGTGGCCGTCGGTGCGGATGAGTTGGCTGAGGCCATCACCCGCGATGCCGAGCGCCGTGGTCTTGCGGTCGACCTGGTGCGCACCGGCTCGCGCGGGATGTGCTGGCTCGAGCCGCTGATTGAGGTCGCGACCCCGGCCGGCCGGGTGGCTTATGGTCCGGTTGCGGTCGGTGATGTGGCATCGCTGCTCGATGCCGTCACCAAAGACGGTGAAAAGGATGGTGCGCATCCGTTGTGGCAGGGCCTGACCGACGAGATCCCCTGGCTCAAGCGCCAGACCCGGCTGACCTTTGCCCGCTGCGGCGTGATCGATCCCCGTTCGATCGACGACTATCGCGCCCATGGCGGATTCAAAGGTTTGGAAAACGCACTGCCGCTCGGCTCCGATGCGATCATCGAGCAGGTGCTGCAGTCCGGCCTGCGCGGCCGCGGCGGCGCCGGTTTCCCCACCGGCATCAAGTGGAAGACCGTGGCCCAGGCGAAAGGCCCGCAGAAATACATCGTCTGCAATGCGGACGAAGGTGATTCCGGTACCTTCGCTGACCGCATGATCATGGAAGGCGATCCGTTCCTGCTGGTCGAAGGCATGACCATCGCCGGCATTGCGGTCGGAGCTGATAAAGGCTTCATCTACATCCGCTCCGAATATCCCCATGCCATCGAGGCGATGAAAGCGGCAATCATTGCCGCCCGACGCGCCGGCTTTCTCGGCAAGGCGGTGGCCGGATCGACCCATGCGTTCGACCTCGAAGTGCGGACCGGCGCCGGCGCTTATGTTTGCGGCGAGGAAACCTCGCTTTTGGAAAGCCTCGAGGGCAAGCGTGGCCTGGTGCGCGCCAAGCCGCCGCTGCCGGCTCATGTCGGCCTGTTCGGCAAACCGACCGTCATCAACAACGTGCTGTCTTTCACGGCCATTCCCTTCATCATGGCCGAAGGCGCCAAGGCCTATGCCGATTACGGCATGGGGCGTTCCCGCGGCACCATGCCCATTCAATTGGCTGGCAACATCAAGCACGGCGGCCTGTTCGAAACCGCATTCGGCATCACCCTGGGTGAGCTGATCGACGATGTCGGCGGCGGAACGGCCACCGGCAAGCCGGTGCGGGCGGTGCAGGTCGGCGGTCCGCTCGGGGCGTATTTCCCGCGTGAGCTATTCGACACGCCGTTCGACTATGAAGCCTTCACCAAGCGCGATGGCCTGATCGGCCACGGCGGCATCGTGGTGTTCGACGACAGCGTTGACATGTCCAGGCAGGCCCGCTTCGCCATGGAGTTCTGCGCCATCGAATCCTGCGGCAAGTGCACGCCGTGCCGGATCGGATCGACCCGCGGCGTCGAGACCGTGGACAAGATCCGCGCCGGCATCGAGGTGTCGAAGAACCTCACGCTGCTGTCAGATCTCTGCAACACCATGAAGTTCGGTTCGCTGTGCGCGCTGGGCGGCTTTACGCCGTATCCGGTGATGAGTGCGGTGAAACATTTCCCTGAAGACTTTGGTCCGGTCCCGTCGCGCCTGCAGGCCGCGGAATAA